The DNA region AATTTCCCCAGAAAATCGAAGagttaagaagaaaggaaaacaacaatacctagtatttactgaatgcaagagtttttaataaaaacaatgtaaaaagaaACTGAGTAGGGGCGTACTAACTATATCACAGGAAAACATTCGCTGGGAGagatcaaaaagtagaaaaagaacgCCCAAGACAACCAACCTCGAATATGGACTATTTACTCAACATAAAGTTACTGCTATTACAGCCTATTCGAAATGAAGGCTCCATCCGTAATTCACGGCTGCTcactatgatgatgatgattattattaccATTACTTGTGGGTGCAGATTGTATGTATAGATCAATTACATTACAATGACGATTAGACGGACGGCAAACTACAATATGTAAGTGGCTATTGACACTATTTCTGCATCTTTTAATCTGGGAAATGCATATTCACTCCACAGTCTCagtataaactattttaaaattacatgtaagCCAACCAGGTGTCTCTCTCATATTTTAGGAGTGAATAATGAGGATAAATTCCAGCAGAGAGTTCTAGTTTAAGTAACCCAAATTCCCCGAACTTTGCTGATTATTCTAGCGTTTAGAACCTTTGCTATTTGCCTGGCACTTCTTGAAACCCATGACTCACAAACGCCGGGGCATGGAATCACAGCAAAGAACAGGTGAAAAGTTGTTCCTAGTTGTGTTATGCAGGCGCACACAACTCCCGCCATTCTCTgtgcaaaaatcaacaaataaacagaGGCACCGCATTTCGGATTCTGTTACGCACTGTTTGCAATGGCGCCTGGTATTGGTAGTTTCTACGACGGGAGCCGCCAGCGCGCCAACCCTTGCTCAGGAGGaagaaaactacatttcccacAAAGGCACGGGGGCGAACACCGGCCGGCTTACGTCATTCCTTTAACCAACCAATAGCAACTCCGGGCGGCAGTGAGGCAAGCGCCGTCAGGCGccaaagtggtttttttttttttctctttttttttttttttgccggagTCGAGCGGGTGCTGCTAGCGGAGGCGCCATATTGGAAGGGACAAAACTCCGGCGACAGCGAGTGACACAAATAAACCCCTGGACCCCTTTGTTCCCTCAGCTCTAAGGGCCGCGATGTTGTACCTAGAAGACTATCTGGAAAGTGAGTGCGCGGCGCTGGCGGCGGCCGCCGGTGGGACCTGCGGGAGGGCAAGAGCGCGAGTGGACGGGCAGCGATGGCGGGAGGGAGGGGGCGGCGGGGGATGTTTCTTTCTCACGGTAACTGGCAGCCTCGTTGTGGGCTGCCGGCCCCCTCGACCCCCCTGACGCACGCGCGCAGTGACGTAAGCGCGTATTTCGCCGTTGGCCCCGCCCCTCTGACGGACTCTCCCTTTGACAGTGATTGAGCAGCTTCCTATGGATCTGCGGGACCGCTTCACGGAAATGCGCGAGATGGACCTGCAGGTGCAGAGTAAGTCGGCGCGTCTGCTACTCCTGTTGGCTGCGCGCGTTCAGTGCCAGACTTAATTTTCATCACTGCTAGCGCCTAATGCTCTTTCACTGTCCTCTAGCTCACTCCGCTAGTGCATAAGGAGTTGTCAGAAAGAACTGGCAGCCCTGAATCTcgccctttccttccctcccatgCTACTTTTTTCTGGCTTTTGCAAGAGGAGGCGGCACTGGGACACGTGTATTCCTTTCTAGAATGTGGGATCGtgcaaaaattatttctctacCGTCATTGAGATGGTTACCTATGTTTCAATGCACGTCAGCATAATAAATGTTGAGATGTTTTCTTGAGCCTTTTCGTATCGAACTTAGATTTCAGcgtttatacttatttttaaagttcatccTATTCAGTTTTTCAAGAGTGGAGAGCATAGAAGCACAGGTTATATATAGCTCTTTAGAGACCCTGGCGAATGTCAAATTTTGAAAACTTAGTTACACATtataagatacattttaaattgtaacAGAATCGTCATTTTCTTGGTTAAAATGAGTGACAGAAATTAGATTTCACTGTAAAGTTTCTTATGTGTTGTACTAAAAATTTTAGCAGTtagtgaacatttatttttctttcagtgataGCTTGGTAGTCTCTGTGACTTTTTCCCCAAATTAACTTTGCTCTTTCGTAGAGCAAGGACTATAAATAGGTGGCTTAGGGACCACTTGCTGCAGCTAAGAACCTGTCCTTTTCACTGGCCCGTCTTCTCTGCCCATGACCACACACCCACTTCTATACTCTTTGTTTATGAGTATATTTTTCCAGTAAGTTTCAGGTGGCACATAATAAAAACTGGTGGCATGGAAGCCACCTTCTGTTAAATGGATTGTGGTATGAAGTATGAATTGTGTGTGTGGTTCTCCAGCTGTCtcacaaattcattttaattttagtgtaGTCGAAATGCTAAAGATTTGCTGAAGAAGTATTTTCTGCAGGACTGAGCATAGACATGGATGTCAGATCTGAGTTTGTTTTAGGGCTTTACTAATTTACTCATTGACTCTGACTGTATTACCACTTGTGTGGGGCTTTCATTGTCTATAAAAAGAGAATCATctaaggatttaaaatattacagatgGATTAGAATTTATAGTATCTGATACAAATTAGGCATTAAATAAAGGGTaacttactttaaatttttttttatattttattatttaaaattttaaattctcttaTAATTTGGGCTTACAGTATACGTATTACAGGGTTTTTAAACGTGCATTTCTTTACAGTAACGAATTTTCTGAAGTTAATAGATATGGATTAACAGAATAGTGTGCCAAATAAATTCAGAAATGCTTATTTAAACAAAGGAAGATACTAAAAATTAACCATAGTACTTCACAGAGTCTTTAAAAGGCTATTGTGGACTGAAAATCTCCAAAGGAAGTATGCTATGAAAAGATTTTTCTCAACGTACATAACAACAGAAtccttttcattaatttttcctttttttaagcaGACATCCAATGAGATGATTAGTCTTGGCACGTAATTTGAGGAATACTTACCTAGAATTAACGTTTAAATGATTATACCTACTACTTTCAGTTGGGATATGACATGATGAGATGTTTAATGCCATATACCAAATATTTTTATCACGTTTTCTTGTTAAAAGAAATGTGAGGATTATCTAATGgtgttttcattgtgttttggTACATTTGTCTGATTAATACCTATTTAGAGCTTTTGACCCCAAGGCTGTATTGCTGAAAAATTATAGGATAGAGCCCATGTACTTTGTTGACTCTACTTTGGCTATtggaaaaaattttgaaataacaaaaacaaaaataatctgtCAATAAGGAAAATTGTAAGTTTTTAAAGGAAGGTAATTGAggctttatatatttacataatcgAAGCATAACATATTTAAGTTACTGGCGAAGTGAAAGAGTGTATATTGTCAGTTTTTTTCCCTCCCTAAATCAAACCATGTATATTTAGTATATGAATTTGGTCatgtaatatgatttttttattatgtcatAGATGCAATGGATCAACTAGAACAAAGAGTCAGTGAATTCTTTATGAacgcaaagaaaaataaacctgaaTGGAGAGAAGAACAAATGGCATCCATCAAAAAAGTATGTGCGACACTTTGGATCATTTATCAAGAAATACTGGGACCCtctgaaaaagatatttcaaCATTAAATAGTGGTCTGGATATCAAAATAAGGGAATATTATCAATGACTCTTATAGAATGTAAATAGTTTAGTGTGGTTTAGAGCTTCAGATAGCGATTTTTAGTCATTAAAACATTTtggtaattaaaaatattgtttcaatAATTAGTGACTATTAGAAAGTGACAGACcatttaaaagttacatttttttctatttgttttattctagTTGCGTATAATTAAAGGTGAGTCATTTCCAGAGAGGGAGTACTGTATTCCAGTTTTGACCACAAACTAGCATAAATAAACATCAGCAGACcttgaagaatattttatatattgctagGTACCTAAATTAGTGGACCCACAGAAGAACAAAATCTTAAAAGTTAGAAGGAACTTAAGAAAGCCTTTTAGTTAAAAACTCCAAAGTTGCACATGAATTGGTCCAGAAACAGAATTCTTTGAGGTTTTGTTAGTTTTATAGTGGTTATAGCTCTCTTCCAGAATTGAGTGAGTATACACTCACATCTCAAAGTTTGCTTTACAAATATGATCGAGTTCATTCAGGGATGGATACATTTGAAGAACAACTTGAAAGACTTGAGTTTGGTCATGACTCTGCTATTTAGCTGTGTGACATTAAATCTTGATATTTCTGAGTAATAATGCCTTCCTAAAGCCAGTGTTCATAGaattgttcaaggatcaactaaGAGGCCGGACGTGATGCCTCatacccataatcctagcactttgggaagctgaggcgagtggataacctaaagtcaggagttcgagaccaacttagccaacctggtgaaaccctgtctttactaaaaatacaaaaattagccgggcgtggtgataggcgcctgtaatcccagctactcgagagactgaggcaggaaaatcacttgaacccgggaggtggaggttgcagtgagcctagatcgcgccactgcactacagcctgggcaacagagtgacagagtgagactctgtctcaaaaaaaaaataaataaataaataaataaaaagggatcaattaagaaagaaatttggaaacTACAAATTGAGTAGTAATGTTGTTATTTATTCTACCACATGGAGGGAAGATTATttctgttggggaaaaaaaaccaatACTCTATAACAGAAGTGGTCCTGGCTTGGAAGAAACCTGGAGGGACATGTATTTGTGAGTATAGACATGATATATCCACATCCCAAAGTCACTAATCATCTCTTTAACCTAATAAATTTTTGGTGGAGTGCACCTTGAATATACCTTGAGAAGTCTAGTACCCCATGGAAATTCATAGTATCATCTtctttccccctcttttttttttaaaaaaaaagagttgaggcaaaatttaaaatatagattgagttgtataaatatatacctatTTTAAAGTAGGAGTTATAGAACAACTGGAAAATAGGGAAATGCAGATCAGAATCCTTTCAATAGCTGaactttaacacatttttttttaatggaattcaAATGTACTCTGCAAGTTAGATCAATTttagttaactttttattttaaatactgttcATTAACTCATATAACTTTTTCTAGACTTACTATGgcatttgcttttaattatatcCTTTCTGGAAATTCTGAACATCTCCCTTTTACTCTTGGCCGTTGTGCATAATTTCTAACTCTTTTCCATCCCACCCTATttctaacaggtttttgttttgttttgttttgttttgtttttttgagacggagtctcgctgtgtcgcccaggctggagtgcagtggcgcgatctcggctcactgcaagctccgcctcccgggtttacgccattctcctgcctcagcctcccgagtagctgggactacaggcgcccgccatcttgcccggctagttttttgtatttttttgtagagacggggtttcaccgtgtagaccaggatggtctcgatctcctgacctcgtgatccacccatctcggcctcccaaagtgctgggattacaggcttgagccaccgcgcctggcctgtctggctctgttgtccaggccagagtgcagtggctcaatcttagctcactgcagcctccgactcctgggttcaagcaattcttgtgcctcagcctcccgagtagctgggattacaggcgcccaccaccatgcccggctaatttttgtatttttagtaacgatggggttttgccatgttggccaggctggtcttgaattcttgacctcaagtcatccgtcctccttggcctcccaaagtgttgggattacaggcgtgagccaccgctcctggcctctaATAGGTTTTTTATTACTAAGGTAGGATGACTGTGATAACAAGGTATGATAGTGAAAATACACTTATATGTCCtgcatatgaatatttttaaaggattaatttatttttgaaatgaaaatgttttcattcagGACTACTATAAAGCTTTGGAAGATGCAGATGAGAAGGTTCAGTTGGCAAACCAGATATATGACTTGGTAAGTAAAAGTAATGTGCATACTGTGTCATAAGTACTTGGATAATAGATTATGTCTTAAATTGTATTGGCTTAAATATAGTAGGAAGAAGCAACTAAAACTGAAGTATTGCTCTCTTGATGACATCTAATTTGACATTTCAGTGTCCATTTTATGGTTTCTTTGTGGAAAAGTCAGAGTCCACAGTGTTAGTGAATGTTGTGAGAACTGTACATTTTAGCAAGTCTACACTGCGGTAAGGTGGTTTCTGatgttagatattttttaaacaagaattaatgtttaactttattttcctAATCCTTGTCTTCTTAAGGTAGTGTGTTTACTTGCCTTACACATCATTTTGAGATTGTTTCTGTGGTAAAATACACCTGAGAAGACTGCCTTGACAAGAGTTGTTGGTAGTCTGATTAAAATgaagaagaatcatttgaatcagTGTTTATGTGAGTGATGTTAATAGATAGTATGTAACAGCTGTGTCAGTTTTTTATGCAATACAAGATGACAAACTTTAAACAAGATTCTTTTTTTGCAGCAGCACTTCTAAAAGATTGAAAACACCAAGAAGATAGATAGAATATTCACTATTTCTCATATTGATGCAATTATggtgttctttttcatttgaaacATCTTCTCCTAAAATACATACTTTAAGAAACAatcatttctgtttttgcattaaaGTAAATTAAAGCAGAAAACACATGCTCACTTTTGGCTAACTTCAGTGTATAGATTTCATACGTATGTTGTCTTTCCTGGGTACAGATTTATTACTGAACAAGTACgagtaaataaaatgtcattggTGAGCAAGACACAAGATAAAAGGTGAACACCACATATGGTGTGAATTGTAAATGCTTGTACCAACCTTGAACACATGTGTCATGTAGAGCCATGGAAAATGTTTAGTTGTTTTTATGCAGTACACACATTTTAATGGCACTAATAACCTGGGCTCTTTTGTTCGTACagttattctgaaaaaaatttcataaaagaCACTGCCTAAAGTTAGGTAGAATAGGCTGTAGCTTGATTTACTgtagaataaagacaaaaaaaagttcttaattgTTTCAGTCTTTAATTATGTCTATAAACTTTGAAAAAGGCATTAACATTTGAATCTAGACTAATTTGTTTAGTAACATTCTTCCTCATATTTAATGACTGTATGTATCAGTCCTTATTTAGAGACTGCCTGCTTTTTAATTCATATAGCTCTTTGGttctattctttgttttgtttattcttttgttggTTTACTGCTTGTTAGACCTTTACTAaagatattttgtgtatttagaaaaaatataaatatatgctttttaaatatgtgtgtgtgtgtattcatctcttaCTTATAAACCACACTGTTCATCCACTCTGTGCCTGAAAAAAGGGAGTTGTACCTGGGTATAATAGaggaataaaaagtaaatactaggctgggtgcggtggctcacacctgtaatcccagcactttgggaggccgagatgggtggatcacgaggtcaggagatcgcgaccatcctggctaacatggtgaaaccccgtctctactaaaaatacaaaaaaattagctgggcgtggtggcgggcgcctgtagtcccagctactcgggaggctgagtcaggagaatggcatgaacccaggaggcggagcttgcagtgagcggagatcatgccactgcactccagcctgggcgacagagcaagactccgtctcaaaaaaaaggaaaaaaaaaaaaaaacagtaaatactAGAAATGGCTATTGTCCTCAAGGTGTCTGTAAACTACTGTAGTGGGGCAGATATACTTGCAAACTAAAATGGAGAACCTATACAGAAACATGTAATAAACATTAACACAGTTGAATATTAAGGAGTGTCTGCTAAAAAACATTGAAGTAAGTGATGCAGAGTTACTTATTGATTTCTTAGAGGGTATAGGAAGAGTTTTGAACAGAGTTTGTTTAGAAAGTTGGGATGCTGAATTAGGTATTGTATTGAGGGGAAAGCATTTCACTCAGAGATAATGACATAAACAGAAGGAAAGTACAAATTCAGAAATTAATTGAGAAGGGATGGATTACCAAGGTTAGAGAGTAAAGTTATAAAGGCAAGGtagtaaatttaataaaacataagaaatgtAA from Piliocolobus tephrosceles isolate RC106 unplaced genomic scaffold, ASM277652v3 unscaffolded_41, whole genome shotgun sequence includes:
- the LOC113224830 gene encoding inhibitor of growth protein 3 isoform X2 — translated: MLYLEDYLEMIEQLPMDLRDRFTEMREMDLQVQNAMDQLEQRVSEFFMNAKKNKPEWREEQMASIKKDYYKALEDADEKVQLANQIYDLQHF
- the LOC113224830 gene encoding inhibitor of growth protein 3 isoform X3 is translated as MLYLEDYLEMIEQLPMDLRDRFTEMREMDLQVQNAMDQLEQRVSEFFMNAKKNKPEWREEQMASIKKDYYKALEDADEKVQLANQIYDLHF